The following proteins are co-located in the Vidua macroura isolate BioBank_ID:100142 chromosome 29, ASM2450914v1, whole genome shotgun sequence genome:
- the LOC128820547 gene encoding scale keratin-like has translation MSCYDLCPPRTSTDLCPPRTSVAVPQPIAESCNELCARQCPDSSAFIQPPPVVVTFPGPILSSFPQQAVVGSSGAPAFGGSLGLGGLYGAGATQASGGLCTFGRAYAAPACSPCAWPRYSKKLWDTCGPC, from the coding sequence ATGTCCTGCTACGACCTGTGCCCCCCCAGGACCAGCACAGACCTGTGCCCGCCCAGAACCAGCgtggctgtgccccagcccatCGCTGAGAGCTGCAACGAGCTGTGCGCCCGCCAGTGCCCCGACTCCTCTGCCTTCATCCAGCCTCCACCCGTGGTGGTCACCTTCCCtggccccatcctcagctccttcccccagcaggcCGTGGTGGGCTCCTCCGGAGCACCGGCCTTTGGcggctccctggggctgggcggCCTCTACGGCGCCGGCGCCACCCAGGCCTCGGGGGGCCTCTGCACCTTTGGCAGGGCCTacgctgctcctgcctgcagcccttgcGCCTGGCCCCGCTACAGCAAGAAGCTCTGGGACACCTGCGGGCCCTGCTAG